In Luteolibacter rhizosphaerae, a genomic segment contains:
- a CDS encoding sulfatase, with protein sequence MKITRYLLATLFLPWAMAEAASERPNIIFILADDLGYTDVSTYGSKFYETPNIDRLAAEGLKFTNGYTNGPNCQPTRAALLSGQYGPRTGVYTVGNIDRFNWRSQALKPVDNVATLPLEKVTIAQSLKAAGYATGLFGKWHLGNQPAAHPSKRGFDEAIVSNGKHFNFVTDPKVSYPEGTYLADFLTDKAVDFIERHKDGPFFLYVPHFGVHSPYQAKPELTEKFKAKAAAGGHKDPVYAAMLASVDESVGRITAKLDQLGIAENTLVIFSSDNGGVGGYQREGIQAKDTTDNAPLKGGKGTLSEGGIRVPYVFRWKGTIPAGAVSKQAIASIDLYPTSLELASAKKPESYVLDGVSYAAHLKDPGKTLVERDALFWHFPGYLGAGNNTWRTKPVSVVRSGQWKLIQNLEDRSLQLYDLEADLGEKNNLASTQPEKAQELLAKLDAWRESIKAPLPTKNDSQDTANQGGKKKRKRNK encoded by the coding sequence ATGAAGATCACCCGCTACCTTCTCGCCACGCTCTTCCTGCCATGGGCGATGGCTGAGGCCGCCTCGGAGCGCCCCAACATCATCTTCATCCTGGCCGACGATCTGGGTTACACCGACGTCTCCACCTACGGCAGCAAGTTCTACGAAACGCCGAACATCGACCGCCTCGCGGCCGAGGGCCTGAAGTTCACCAACGGCTACACCAATGGCCCGAATTGCCAGCCCACCCGCGCCGCCCTGCTCAGCGGCCAATACGGCCCCCGCACCGGAGTCTACACCGTCGGCAATATCGACCGCTTCAACTGGCGCAGCCAAGCGCTGAAGCCGGTGGACAACGTGGCCACTCTGCCCTTGGAAAAGGTGACCATCGCGCAGTCGCTCAAGGCCGCCGGCTACGCCACCGGACTCTTCGGCAAGTGGCATCTCGGCAATCAACCCGCGGCCCATCCCTCCAAGCGCGGTTTCGATGAAGCCATCGTCTCGAACGGCAAGCACTTCAACTTCGTCACCGATCCGAAGGTCTCTTATCCCGAGGGCACTTACCTTGCCGACTTCCTCACCGACAAAGCCGTCGACTTCATCGAACGCCATAAGGACGGCCCCTTCTTCCTCTACGTGCCGCACTTCGGGGTCCACTCCCCCTATCAAGCGAAGCCCGAGCTCACGGAGAAGTTCAAGGCGAAGGCCGCCGCAGGAGGTCACAAGGATCCCGTCTATGCCGCCATGCTCGCCAGCGTGGATGAAAGCGTCGGCCGCATCACCGCGAAGCTCGATCAACTCGGCATCGCGGAGAATACCCTGGTGATCTTCTCCAGCGACAACGGCGGCGTGGGCGGCTATCAACGTGAAGGCATCCAGGCCAAGGACACCACCGACAATGCCCCATTGAAAGGCGGCAAGGGCACTCTGAGCGAAGGCGGCATCCGCGTCCCCTACGTCTTCCGCTGGAAAGGCACCATTCCTGCCGGGGCCGTGTCCAAGCAAGCGATTGCATCGATCGATCTCTATCCCACCAGCCTCGAACTCGCTTCCGCCAAAAAGCCGGAGAGTTACGTGCTGGATGGTGTGAGCTACGCCGCGCACCTCAAGGACCCGGGCAAAACCTTGGTCGAGCGCGACGCGCTCTTCTGGCACTTCCCCGGCTATCTCGGCGCGGGCAACAATACCTGGCGCACCAAGCCGGTGAGCGTGGTGCGCAGCGGCCAGTGGAAGCTGATCCAGAACCTCGAAGACCGCTCGCTGCAGCTCTACGACCTCGAGGCGGATCTCGGCGAGAAGAACAACCTCGCCAGCACCCAGCCGGAGAAAGCCCAAGAGCTTCTCGCGAAGCTGGACGCATGGCGCGAGTCGATCAAGGCACCGCTGCCAACCAAAAACGACTCTCAGGACACCGCCAACCAGGGCGGCAAGAAGAAGCGCAAGCGCAACAAGTGA